Proteins from a genomic interval of Diospyros lotus cultivar Yz01 chromosome 6, ASM1463336v1, whole genome shotgun sequence:
- the LOC127803961 gene encoding UDP-glycosyltransferase 90A1-like, producing MDSSACAFPETHVVLFPFMSKGHTVPILDLARLLIGRCRGTAVTIFTTPANRAFISDSLSDVVTAPSVVELPFPSHIAGVPAGVESTDKLPSMSHFLPFVTATKLMRPSFEEALGRLNNVSFIVSDLFLGWTVESASKLGIPRLVFDGMSNYARTVCQVVGENSLLAGPQSNDELFTVTYFPWIRLTRNDFDEPFNLPDPTGPHLDFIIEQIIANSRSYCHIANSFYELEPLYVDYWNRHCEPKVWCIGPWCLVEPQRLGLEAQSKKPKWLQWLDQKAASGKSVLYVAFGTQAEISSQQLREIAIGLEKSEANFLWVVRKGGSGSDVEDGFEERVKERGMVVREWVDQRKVLSHDSVKGFLSHCGWNSVVESICAKVPVLAWPMMAEQHLNARMVTEDIRVGLRMETADGSARGFVKWEAVEKMVRELMEGEGGKEVRRNAEALGGAAAEAMAEGGSSWEAWDRLFDEIGAARADSC from the coding sequence atggattCTTCGGCTTGTGCTTTCCCGGAAACCCATGTGGTTCTGTTCCCCTTCATGTCCAAAGGCCACACCGTCCCTATTCTCGACCTAGCCCGGCTGCTCATCGGCCGCTGCCGGGGCACCGCCGTCACCATTTTCACCACCCCGGCTAATCGTGCTTTCATATCTGATTCGCTTTCGGACGTCGTCACCGCCCCCTCCGTCGTGGAGCTTCCGTTCCCCAGCCACATCGCCGGAGTGCCCGCAGGAGTTGAGAGCACTGACAAACTCCCGTCCATGTCCCACTTCCTCCCGTTCGTCACTGCCACGAAACTCATGCGCCCCAGCTTCGAAGAAGCACTGGGAAGGCTCAACAACGTTAGCTTCATCGTCTCCGACTTGTTCCTGGGCTGGACCGTGGAATCAGCGTCGAAGCTTGGAATTCCGCGGCTCGTCTTCGATGGCATGAGCAACTACGCCCGGACCGTGTGCCAGGTCGTCGGCGAGAACAGTCTACTAGCGGGACCCCAATCAAATGACGAGTTGTTTACGGTGACCTATTTCCCATGGATCAGGCTCACCCGAAACGACTTTGACGAGCCCTTCAATTTGCCCGACCCAACGGGTCCTCACTTGGACTTCATCATAGAGCAGATTATTGCAAATTCAAGAAGCTACTGTCATATCGCGAACAGCTTCTACGAGCTCGAGCCACTATACGTGGATTACTGGAACCGGCACTGCGAACCCAAAGTCTGGTGTATCGGACCCTGGTGCTTGGTAGAGCCCCAAAGGCTCGGCCTCGAGGCCCAATCGAAGAAGCCCAAGTGGCTGCAGTGGCTTGACCAGAAAGCAGCCAGTGGAAAATCAGTTCTTTATGTAGCTTTCGGGACTCAAGCGGAGATATCTTCCCAGCAGCTACGTGAGATAGCAATTGGGTTGGAGAAATCGGAGGCGAACTTCTTGTGGGTGGTGAGGAAAGGCGGGTCCGGGTCGGACGTTGAGGACGGGTTCGAAGAGAGGGTGAAGGAGAGAGGAATGGTGGTGAGAGAATGGGTGGATCAGAGGAAGGTACTGAGTCACGACAGCGTGAAAGGGTTTCTGAGTCACTGCGGGTGGAACTCGGTGGTGGAGAGCATATGCGCGAAGGTGCCCGTGCTGGCATGGCCGATGATGGCGGAGCAGCACCTGAACGCGCGGATGGTGACGGAGGACATCAGGGTGGGGCTGAGAATGGAAACAGCGGATGGGTCCGCAAGGGGGTTTGTGAAATGGGAAGCGGTGGAGAAGATGGTGAGGGAGTTGATGGAGGGTGAAGGCGGGAAGGAGGTGAGGAGGAACGCGGAGGCCCTTGGGGGCGCTGCGGCGGAGGCCATGGCGGAGGGCGGCTCGTCATGGGAGGCTTGGGACCGGCTCTTTGATGAGATCGGAGCTGCAAGAGCGGACTCTTGTTGA